A stretch of Gouania willdenowi chromosome 21, fGouWil2.1, whole genome shotgun sequence DNA encodes these proteins:
- the LOC114455298 gene encoding uncharacterized protein LOC114455298, with protein MREDLRGTLVMLDQREILVKMEIQAALVNLEEGGLMAEEVHLVRLEILESQELMVCKESWVLEGLEDHLDPMVHQGLEEKMETLGPGVLEVAQVLLEIRDEGEPSVERESQETLDPRVSLDRLAPEENQVKTAGMDLVFKGRKEERVIKVFQDSLDPRVLQGTLAPEVDLDQEEIVVKEVLLVVLVHLVRREKLDTLGLMVPKDHEGLGLCNVIWLKR; from the exons ATGAGAGAGGACCTAAGGGGGACCCTGGTGATGCTGGACCAGCG GGAGATTCTGGTGAAGATGGAAATCCAGGCGGCTCTGGTGAACCTGGAAGAAGG GGGTCTGATGGCAGAAGAGGTCCACCTGGTCAGGCT GGAAATCCTGGAAAGCCAGGAGCTGATGGTGTGCAAGGAGAGCTGGGTATTGGAGGGTCTAGA GGACCATCTGGACCCAATGGTGCACCAGGGCCTCGAGGAGAAGATGGAAACCCTGGGCCCAGG GGTGCTGGAGGTAGCCCAGGTCCTGCTGGAGATAAGGGACGAAGGGGAGCCCTCGGTCGAAAG gGAGAGCCAGGAGACCCTGGACCCAAGGGTATCCTTGGATCGCTTGGCCCCCGAGGAGAACCA GGTGAAGACGGCAGGGATGGATTTGGTGTTCAAGGGTCGAAAGGAAGAAAG GGTGATCAAGGTTTTCCAGGATTCCCTGGACCCAag GGTGCTGCAGGGGACTCTGGCACCAGAGGTGGACCTGGACCAAGAGGAAATCGTGGTCAAAGA GGTGTTGCTGGTGGTATTGGTACACCTGGTCAGAAGGGAGAAGTTGGATACTCTGGGCCTTAT